A window of the Streptomyces griseochromogenes genome harbors these coding sequences:
- a CDS encoding aminotransferase class I/II-fold pyridoxal phosphate-dependent enzyme: protein MTMALAAWHAACNRQTAALEEDRSRQFGLRPVVGPDVGAQETGGSVLPGEVWATQAFGGSQPSPHGVTSPIRVGFAGRRLHLGHLGLARTAAQMADGGAHLLLFDASVDSTSIVDGFRTALCHYAGASVPDHLIEYGPDLRRWQHRALSGLRLDKMRRLYGWDSSTPARALTDLEAMISFFLYTPQGMEEGGVALVDAMQAPHSALLPQAARAVDAQVPELLYRRLFPSLRREGERGSVREPSSVVFVDDDEATVQRKFLRSRTGGRASVEEQRALGGDATRCSAFAMIELLCPPETAQRALDGCLSGRTCGDCKAEHVTGVVCGLRAATRTPLRSGTSLQVGPAVSRAAGGLHRPPPRDATDLETAIAERSGVHPDQVVVGHGSTEVMDWLFHIQARSGGKVVATEPTFELYQELAERHHLRYETAAWDPRTLSHDAAALVRLADRDTAVCVIDVPHSVSGAVGQVTELLDRLFEALPDDAVVLLDLVYADFMRTPIEPASRLLSRYPRTVLFGSMSKAHCLLGARVGYALAATPLADRLRSQRLPYTMDSLALAAAHSALRDDESHQRTVQASHEARARLTATLEDLGIAYVQTEANFLLMNLGTRFAQVARRLRDGGTPFRDGRRWAMPGWMQIHLIDVPFVEPLIEALRQDRTGENGI, encoded by the coding sequence ATGACCATGGCCCTCGCAGCATGGCACGCGGCATGCAACCGGCAGACCGCCGCGCTCGAAGAGGACCGCTCACGCCAGTTCGGTCTCCGGCCGGTCGTCGGTCCCGATGTCGGGGCGCAGGAGACAGGAGGGTCGGTGCTGCCCGGCGAGGTCTGGGCGACCCAGGCGTTCGGTGGCTCGCAACCGTCTCCCCACGGGGTCACCTCTCCGATCCGCGTAGGGTTCGCCGGCCGGCGCCTGCACCTGGGCCACCTCGGGCTGGCACGGACGGCAGCTCAGATGGCCGACGGCGGTGCGCACCTTCTGCTGTTCGACGCCTCGGTCGATTCCACGTCCATCGTCGACGGCTTCCGCACGGCACTCTGTCACTACGCAGGAGCCTCGGTGCCCGACCATCTCATCGAGTACGGCCCCGACCTACGGCGGTGGCAGCACCGGGCGCTGTCCGGGCTGCGGCTGGACAAGATGCGCCGCCTCTACGGCTGGGACAGCAGTACACCAGCGCGTGCACTGACCGACCTGGAAGCCATGATCAGCTTCTTCCTCTATACCCCTCAAGGTATGGAGGAGGGAGGTGTCGCCCTGGTCGACGCCATGCAGGCGCCGCACTCGGCCCTGCTTCCCCAAGCCGCACGGGCTGTCGACGCCCAGGTTCCGGAGCTGCTCTACCGCCGGCTCTTCCCAAGTCTTCGGCGGGAAGGCGAGCGGGGCAGTGTCCGCGAGCCGTCCTCCGTGGTCTTCGTGGACGACGACGAGGCGACGGTCCAGCGTAAGTTTCTGCGCTCACGGACCGGTGGCCGGGCGAGCGTCGAGGAGCAGCGTGCCCTGGGTGGGGACGCGACGCGCTGCTCGGCGTTCGCCATGATCGAGCTGCTGTGTCCACCGGAGACCGCCCAGCGGGCGCTGGACGGCTGCCTGTCGGGTCGGACCTGCGGGGACTGCAAGGCGGAGCACGTGACCGGGGTGGTCTGCGGGCTCCGCGCCGCCACCAGGACACCCCTGCGCTCAGGCACCTCCTTGCAGGTGGGACCCGCCGTCAGCCGGGCCGCCGGCGGACTGCACCGTCCGCCACCCCGCGATGCCACCGACCTGGAGACTGCCATCGCGGAACGGTCCGGAGTACACCCCGACCAGGTCGTGGTGGGCCACGGTTCCACGGAGGTCATGGACTGGCTTTTCCACATCCAAGCCCGCTCCGGTGGAAAGGTGGTCGCAACAGAGCCGACTTTCGAGCTGTACCAAGAGCTCGCCGAGCGTCACCACCTGCGGTACGAGACTGCTGCGTGGGACCCGCGCACCCTCAGCCATGACGCCGCGGCCTTGGTCCGTCTGGCCGACCGGGACACGGCAGTGTGCGTCATCGACGTCCCGCACTCCGTTTCGGGAGCCGTCGGCCAGGTCACCGAGCTGCTCGACCGCCTCTTCGAGGCTCTGCCTGATGACGCCGTCGTGCTGCTCGACCTCGTCTACGCCGACTTCATGCGCACGCCCATCGAACCGGCCTCGCGACTGCTCAGCCGGTATCCGCGCACCGTGCTGTTCGGATCGATGTCCAAGGCTCACTGCCTGCTCGGCGCGCGAGTCGGGTATGCACTCGCAGCCACGCCCTTGGCCGATCGGCTGCGCTCCCAGCGGCTGCCGTACACGATGGACTCGCTGGCGCTCGCCGCGGCCCACAGCGCGCTGAGGGACGACGAGTCCCATCAGCGGACCGTACAGGCCAGCCACGAAGCCCGGGCCCGGCTCACGGCAACCCTAGAGGACCTCGGCATCGCGTACGTCCAGACCGAGGCGAACTTCCTTCTGATGAACCTCGGCACCCGCTTCGCACAGGTCGCTCGCCGCCTGCGGGACGGTGGGACGCCGTTCCGAGACGGCCGGCGCTGGGCGATGCCCGGCTGGATGCAGATCCATCTGATCGACGTGCCGTTCGTCGAACCACTAATCGAGGCGCTTCGGCAGGACAGGACCGGCGAGAATGGGATCTGA
- the trpS gene encoding tryptophan--tRNA ligase has protein sequence MTDQRMLTGDRPTGKLHLGHYVGSIANRVQLQHKYETFLIIADLHMLTTKNTREDIAKVSTNARDMVLDSLAAGIDPARATFYLQSAIPEVTELNALFQNLVTVPRLERVPSLKDMARDAGKEEMPYGLLGYPVLQAADILCVKAHVVPVGKDNHAHVEVTREIARRFNYLYGETFPVPELVESDVPTLVGTDGQGKMSKSIGNVIYLSDSAEDVRKRVAGMYTDPKRIRADIPGTVEGNPVFIYHDVFNDNAAEVADLKERYRAGKVGDVEVKDKLAAAINRFLDPMRERRAHYEEQSGLVDEIIVEGTERTRREVQQVVFEARKAMGLTAAYNQLRRKAERARKSRENTAP, from the coding sequence ATGACTGACCAGCGCATGCTCACTGGAGACCGACCCACCGGAAAGCTGCACCTCGGCCACTACGTGGGCAGCATCGCCAACCGGGTGCAGCTCCAGCACAAGTACGAGACCTTCCTGATCATCGCTGACCTGCACATGCTCACCACCAAGAACACCCGGGAGGACATCGCCAAGGTCTCCACCAACGCCCGGGACATGGTCCTGGACTCCCTAGCGGCCGGCATCGACCCGGCCCGGGCGACCTTCTACCTGCAATCGGCGATCCCCGAGGTCACCGAGCTCAACGCCCTGTTCCAGAACCTCGTGACCGTGCCGCGCCTGGAACGTGTGCCCAGCCTGAAGGACATGGCTCGGGACGCGGGCAAGGAAGAGATGCCGTACGGCCTGCTCGGCTACCCCGTGCTCCAGGCGGCCGACATCCTCTGCGTCAAGGCGCACGTCGTTCCCGTCGGCAAAGACAACCACGCCCACGTGGAAGTCACCCGGGAGATCGCCCGCCGGTTCAACTACCTCTACGGGGAGACCTTCCCCGTCCCCGAACTCGTCGAGAGCGACGTGCCCACCCTGGTGGGCACCGACGGCCAGGGGAAGATGAGCAAGTCCATCGGCAACGTCATCTACCTCTCCGACAGCGCCGAGGATGTCCGCAAGCGGGTCGCCGGCATGTACACCGACCCCAAGCGGATCCGCGCCGACATTCCCGGCACGGTGGAGGGCAACCCCGTCTTCATCTACCACGACGTCTTCAACGACAACGCCGCGGAGGTCGCAGACCTCAAGGAACGCTACCGAGCGGGCAAGGTCGGCGACGTGGAGGTCAAGGACAAGCTGGCTGCCGCCATCAACCGCTTCCTCGACCCGATGCGGGAGCGCCGCGCACACTACGAGGAACAGAGTGGCCTCGTCGACGAGATCATCGTCGAAGGCACCGAGCGCACCCGCCGCGAAGTGCAGCAGGTGGTCTTTGAAGCCCGCAAGGCGATGGGCTTGACCGCCGCCTACAACCAGCTGCGTCGCAAGGCCGAGCGAGCCCGCAAGAGCAGGGAAAACACAGCCCCCTGA